The window GGCTGACGCCCAGACGCACGCTGGAATACACCACCATTGGCAGGGTCGTTGAACCCGGACCGGAGACAAAGCTGGCGATCACCAGATCATCCATCGACAGGGTAAAGGCCAGCAGCCAGCCGGCGGCCAGCGCCGGAGCGATCATCGGCAGGGTAATGGCAAAAAAGACTTTTACCGGCCGTGCGCCCAGATCGAGAGCCGCTTCTTCAATGGAAGTATCCATATGCGCGAGACGGCTCTGCACAATCACCGTGACATAAGCCATGGAGAAGGTAACGTGCGCCAGCAGAATGGTGGTCTGACCACGGCCAGCGGGCCAGCCGATTAAATCTTCCATCGCCACAAACAACAGCAGCAGCGATAAACCGATAATAATCTCCGGCATCACCAGCGGTGCCGTCACCATGACGCCAAGGCTTTTATGACCGCGGATACCGC of the Thalassolituus hydrocarboniclasticus genome contains:
- a CDS encoding ABC transporter permease subunit; its protein translation is MLKRYPLLFGLLFLGYAFLYLPIFSLIIYSFNESRLVTVWGGFSTKWYGELINNGPLLDAAWLSIKIAALNASLAVVLGTLAALTLVRLRGIRGHKSLGVMVTAPLVMPEIIIGLSLLLLFVAMEDLIGWPAGRGQTTILLAHVTFSMAYVTVIVQSRLAHMDTSIEEAALDLGARPVKVFFAITLPMIAPALAAGWLLAFTLSMDDLVIASFVSGPGSTTLPMVVYSSVRLGVSPQINALATIIIAVVSTAVLIAGVTMYRKELKAQRKS